Proteins from a single region of Hymenobacter aquaticus:
- a CDS encoding aldo/keto reductase: protein MTITIAANSAQPLTVHRLGYGTMRLTGPDIWGEPANRAEALQILRTAVEAGVNFLDTADYYGEDVTNRLIAEALHPYPAGLVLCTKVGATRRPDKSWVPYNRPENLRASIDHNLRTLRREQIQLVHLRLMGHGPVPLDEQLEAMFELQREGKILHVGLSNVTRAELEAGLRLGPIATVENMYSYAQRTTVQLPHGANPGGEEVLDLCEQHGIPLIPFFSLLHALPKADSRIAELARKYQATEAQINLAWLLHKSPWILPIPGTSQLAHLRENLRAASLRLSPEDMAYLG from the coding sequence ATGACCATTACCATTGCTGCCAACTCGGCCCAGCCCCTGACGGTACACCGCCTGGGCTACGGCACCATGCGCCTCACCGGCCCCGACATCTGGGGGGAGCCCGCCAACCGCGCCGAAGCCCTGCAGATTCTGCGCACGGCCGTTGAAGCCGGGGTGAACTTCCTGGACACGGCCGACTACTACGGCGAGGACGTAACCAACCGCCTCATTGCCGAGGCCCTGCACCCCTACCCGGCTGGCCTGGTACTCTGCACCAAAGTAGGTGCCACCCGCCGCCCCGATAAAAGCTGGGTACCCTACAACCGGCCCGAAAATTTGCGCGCCAGCATCGACCACAACCTGCGCACCCTGCGCCGGGAGCAGATCCAGCTGGTGCACCTGCGCCTAATGGGCCACGGCCCGGTGCCGCTCGACGAGCAGCTGGAAGCCATGTTCGAGTTGCAGCGCGAAGGCAAAATCCTGCACGTGGGCCTGAGCAACGTGACCCGCGCCGAGCTGGAAGCCGGCCTGCGGCTGGGCCCCATTGCCACCGTCGAGAATATGTACAGCTACGCCCAGCGCACCACCGTGCAGCTGCCCCACGGTGCCAACCCCGGCGGTGAGGAAGTGCTGGACCTGTGCGAGCAGCACGGCATTCCGCTGATTCCTTTCTTCTCCCTGCTGCACGCCCTGCCCAAGGCCGACAGCCGCATTGCCGAGCTAGCCCGCAAGTACCAAGCCACCGAGGCGCAGATCAACCTGGCTTGGCTGCTGCACAAGTCGCCCTGGATTTTGCCGATTCCGGGCACCTCCCAGCTGGCCCACCTGCGCGAAAACCTGCGGGCAGCCAGCCTCCGGCTCAGCCCCGAAGACATGGCCTACCTGGGGTAG
- a CDS encoding OmpA family protein produces the protein MKRSFWYGIIGALLLAGLPVSSSTAQALTGVWQGVETDTGEPGATWPAVLRLQKGKGAGLFGVLYQEVGGQPGMSVTFQVLGTLQAKGLHLEHVRKLNETGRTPFTYWCEGAISFTYDPAQEKLTGRATYQPTGDCDVGSFTFYRVKLKSAATVAAGAETTIRVTGRNVLWYADADLKQPVATGNTYRTRLSKTTTFYLTQGYYPTRQSPVVPITIQVSGSLGADARPAPIEPLAPAVARLDTARPAAAAPQLAAAPVVLPTVLFRLGTAELLPDGFPALNQVAVQLRAQPELRLRISGHTDRIGEPQKNLLLSEQRAEAVKSFLVKAGIAAARLSTTGYGDTRPLYPSPDARNRRVEIEPVP, from the coding sequence ATGAAACGCAGCTTTTGGTATGGCATTATCGGGGCCCTGCTACTGGCGGGCCTACCGGTTAGCAGCAGCACCGCCCAGGCGCTGACCGGCGTCTGGCAGGGCGTGGAAACCGACACCGGCGAGCCGGGCGCCACCTGGCCGGCCGTGCTCCGGCTGCAGAAAGGCAAGGGCGCGGGTCTGTTTGGCGTGCTCTACCAGGAAGTGGGCGGCCAGCCCGGCATGTCCGTCACGTTTCAGGTGCTGGGCACGCTCCAAGCTAAAGGCTTGCACCTAGAGCACGTGCGCAAGCTCAACGAAACCGGCCGCACGCCCTTCACTTACTGGTGCGAGGGCGCCATTTCCTTCACCTACGACCCCGCCCAGGAAAAGCTCACCGGCCGCGCCACCTACCAGCCCACCGGCGACTGTGACGTGGGCTCGTTCACCTTTTATCGTGTCAAGCTCAAGTCGGCGGCCACGGTGGCGGCCGGGGCCGAAACCACCATCCGCGTCACGGGCCGCAACGTGCTCTGGTACGCCGATGCCGACTTGAAGCAGCCCGTAGCCACCGGCAACACCTACCGCACCCGGCTCAGCAAAACCACCACGTTCTACCTGACCCAGGGCTACTACCCCACCCGCCAGAGCCCCGTAGTGCCCATCACCATTCAGGTTAGCGGCTCGCTGGGGGCCGACGCGCGCCCGGCCCCCATCGAGCCGCTGGCGCCGGCCGTGGCCCGGCTCGATACTGCTCGGCCCGCGGCGGCGGCCCCGCAGCTGGCAGCGGCGCCCGTGGTACTGCCCACGGTGTTGTTTCGCCTGGGCACGGCCGAGCTGCTGCCCGACGGATTCCCGGCCCTCAACCAAGTGGCGGTCCAGCTCCGGGCCCAGCCGGAGCTACGGCTGCGCATCAGTGGCCACACCGACCGGATTGGGGAGCCCCAGAAAAACCTGCTGCTTTCCGAGCAGCGCGCCGAGGCCGTGAAAAGCTTTCTGGTGAAGGCCGGCATTGCGGCCGCGCGCCTCAGCACCACCGGCTACGGCGACACCCGCCCCCTCTACCCTTCGCCCGATGCCCGCAACCGGCGGGTGGAAATCGAACCGGTGCCGTAA
- a CDS encoding bifunctional transcriptional activator/DNA repair enzyme AdaA, producing MPAIDLIAPTAAECYRALVAKDATYEGRFIAAVKTTGIFCRPTCPARKPKPQNVEFFATPKEALLRGYRPCKVCTPLAARDATPPFIQELLELLARQPTVKITDADLRQRGLEPATVRRWFRRQHGITFQAYQRLNRINLAFKKLQSGETVTATAFDSGYESLSGFQDSFKAVFGVAPTRGRQQQVINLTRLETPLGTMLACATEQGICLLEFTDRRMLETELRDLARRLGATIVQSDNPHFAQLRQELAEYFAGRRQAFSVPLHMPGTAFQQAVWQELGRIAYGTTRSYGQQALAVGRPTAVRAVAAANGLNRLAILVPCHRVIGADGQLTGYAGGLWRKKWLLELEQGGQNSAPA from the coding sequence ACGAGGGCCGCTTTATTGCGGCCGTGAAAACCACGGGCATCTTCTGCCGCCCCACCTGCCCGGCCCGCAAGCCCAAGCCGCAGAACGTCGAGTTTTTCGCTACCCCCAAGGAAGCTCTGCTGCGCGGCTACCGGCCCTGCAAAGTGTGTACGCCGCTGGCGGCGCGGGATGCCACCCCGCCGTTCATTCAGGAGCTGCTGGAGTTGCTGGCCCGGCAGCCCACCGTGAAAATAACCGACGCCGACCTGCGCCAGCGCGGCCTGGAGCCGGCCACGGTGCGGCGCTGGTTTCGGCGGCAGCACGGCATCACCTTCCAGGCCTACCAGCGCCTGAACCGCATCAACCTGGCCTTTAAGAAGCTGCAGAGCGGTGAAACGGTGACGGCCACGGCCTTCGACAGCGGCTACGAGTCGCTGAGCGGGTTCCAGGATTCGTTTAAGGCCGTGTTTGGCGTGGCTCCCACCCGGGGCCGGCAGCAGCAGGTCATCAACCTCACGCGCCTGGAAACGCCGCTGGGCACGATGCTGGCCTGCGCCACCGAACAGGGCATCTGTTTGCTCGAATTTACCGACCGGCGCATGCTGGAAACCGAGCTGCGGGACTTGGCCCGCCGCCTCGGGGCCACCATCGTGCAGAGCGACAACCCGCACTTTGCCCAGTTGCGCCAGGAGCTGGCCGAGTACTTCGCGGGCCGGCGGCAGGCGTTTTCGGTGCCCCTGCACATGCCCGGTACCGCGTTTCAGCAGGCCGTGTGGCAGGAGCTGGGCCGGATTGCCTACGGCACGACCCGCTCGTATGGGCAGCAGGCACTGGCCGTGGGCCGGCCGACCGCCGTGCGGGCCGTGGCCGCCGCCAACGGCCTGAACCGCCTGGCCATTCTGGTGCCCTGCCACCGCGTTATCGGGGCCGATGGGCAGCTGACGGGCTACGCGGGCGGACTGTGGCGCAAAAAGTGGCTGCTAGAGTTGGAGCAGGGTGGTCAAAATTCAGCTCCGGCATAA
- a CDS encoding DUF1572 family protein has protein sequence MLTETLSQLFNRDLLRLHQEIGLYQEEHTLWQVLPGTANSGGNLCLHLVGNLRTYIGAALGGVAYTRNREQEFARKNVPRQELLTQVQQTIDVVDQTLAGLPDSALEQEYPLLVLAAPTSTEYFLVHLLAHLSYHLGQINYHRRRLEA, from the coding sequence ATGCTGACTGAAACCCTAAGCCAACTCTTCAACCGGGACCTGCTGCGCCTGCACCAGGAAATCGGGCTTTATCAGGAGGAGCACACGCTCTGGCAGGTACTGCCCGGCACGGCCAATTCGGGCGGCAACCTCTGCCTGCACCTGGTCGGCAACCTGCGCACCTACATCGGGGCCGCGCTGGGCGGCGTGGCCTACACCCGCAACCGGGAGCAGGAGTTTGCCCGCAAGAACGTGCCCCGCCAGGAGCTGCTAACCCAGGTGCAGCAAACCATCGACGTCGTCGACCAAACCCTGGCCGGCCTACCCGACAGTGCCCTGGAGCAGGAATACCCGCTGCTGGTGCTGGCCGCGCCCACTTCGACCGAATATTTTCTGGTGCATCTGCTGGCCCACCTCTCCTACCACCTGGGCCAGATCAACTACCACCGACGCAGGCTGGAAGCCTGA